The Cydia amplana chromosome 11, ilCydAmpl1.1, whole genome shotgun sequence genome includes a region encoding these proteins:
- the LOC134652095 gene encoding knirps-related protein-like, whose amino-acid sequence MNQKCKVCGEPAAGFHFGAFTCEGCKSFFGRSYNNLGSITECKNNGECVINKKNRTACKACRLRKCLLVGMSKSGSRYGRRSNWFKIHCLLQEQQQAAQSRSPPRVPQSPHHLAPPFPPHLFPGLARPRTKEELALLGLDEYKPPCSGSPDSHRSGSSPKLDDKNRITHRQERPLTPPRDTFIPMPLANMSLPHFPHSPFLTPPPFSPFAANHPLLFPPGFHPLYSRHLLDHAALRQAAENNNDVRIDDHNADSSKRFFLDEILKQQRSVQPPPQEEVIPEAEFVPTPPAERRTSESPLQENPMDLSVKSDGRSSSARRRSDDSEVIAHDHDDNHSGSGAGSASEDDDVTFPEINRIKLHPLDLTTKV is encoded by the coding sequence AGCTTCTTCGGGCGATCGTACAACAACCTCGGCTCCATCACGGAATGCAAAAATAACGGCGAGTGTGTCATCAACAAGAAGAACAGGACGGCTTGCAAGGCCTGCCGGCTCCGCAAGTGCCTCCTCGTCGGCATGTCCAAGTCCGGCTCCAGATACGGTAGGAGATCCAATTGGTTCAAGATCCATTGCCTCCTTCAAGAGCAGCAACAAGCTGCGCAATCCAGATCGCCCCCCAGAGTGCCACAATCACCCCACCATTTAGCCCCGCCATTCCCTCCTCACCTATTTCCCGGATTAGCCAGACCGAGGACAAAAGAAGAATTGGCTCTACTAGGCCTGGATGAATACAAGCCGCCCTGCTCCGGTAGTCCCGATTCTCATCGCAGTGGCTCTTCTCCCAAATTAGACGACAAAAATAGAATAACGCATAGACAAGAAAGACCACTCACGCCTCCCCGGGACACATTCATCCCCATGCCGTTAGCCAACATGTCCTTGCCCCACTTTCCCCACTCGCCGTTCCTCACGCCGCCACCTTTCAGCCCGTTCGCGGCTAACCATCCGCTGCTGTTCCCTCCAGGTTTCCACCCATTGTACTCGAGGCATCTGCTTGACCACGCAGCTTTGAGACAAGCTGCGGAAAACAATAATGATGTCAGAATTGACGACCACAACGCTGATTCATCTAAGCGTTTCTTCTTGGATGAAATCCTGAAACAACAGCGGTCAGTGCAGCCGCCTCCTCAAGAAGAAGTGATTCCTGAAGCAGAGTTTGTGCCTACGCCTCCGGCTGAGCGGAGAACAAGCGAATCTCCTTTACAGGAAAACCCAATGGACTTGTCCGTGAAATCTGATGGGCGGTCAAGCTCAGCGAGGCGAAGATCGGACGATAGCGAAGTGATAGCTCACGATCACGATGACAACCACTCCGGCAGCGGCGCAGGCTCAGCCAGCGAGGACGATGATGTCACGTTCCCCGAAATCAACAGGATTAAACTCCACCCTCTGGACCTTACCACCAAAGTCTGA